The genomic region TCCCCTGCACTTTGGAAATTTATTTCCgattcataaaaattttaattaacatttaacGAGATAAGAATAATTTCATCACCAATTgtacccaattttttttttaagatcctTAGGCatcttattttcaaaaatatatctTTATAATGATAGACTAAAcctgaaattttgaattaaatctttgaatgaattttttttcaaaactaatTTTTTATCCATAGAAATATTAAATTTCTTATCAGTTGATCGAATCAAGAAGCAAAAATTATTTAGGGATGTTAGCTGATTTCTtatcaggttttttttttttttttaaatcgattAAAAAATAAACTGAAAACATATACTTCAGGTACTCTCGAATTTGAATATAATTTAAAACAAGGGACAACGCTAAATACGAAATCTTAAAACCAAATTTcgcaactttattttatttttttcactaaACTAGCACTTGATGAATAAAACCAGTGAGATGGCTGACCTTGAACTACGATAACCTCCCCTCACCTAAAACTTTTCCTTGTATATATAATTAAGGCAATTGTGAAATTGCACTGTTGGTCCCCACAAACCTAGCATTGGCAATTGTTACATTATTTAGGTCAATCTCTGCTAGTTTCAAATTCAACAATAAAGGCACTTTTTTTAACTTTACAAAGTGACCCCCACTCAAGGAACAACACACTAGAAGCTCGAAACTAGAGCCATGCCGCTCAAAAAAGCTGTGGGTGGGAAAGTTTGGGCTTTTTTATTTGACCTTTACAGTCAAAACAAACCAAAAAAGGGTTCTTAATCTCAGGGTTAACCTGAAAGTCAACAACATAGGATCTCAAAGTTTCCCACACTCAATGCCTAGGCTCAAACGTAATAATCTACCATGTAACAGCATCCTAGAAGGAAAAGACCTGAGTCACATTCAAGACTGTAGCTATGTTATTTAAGGTTAAATTACTTAGTGGGTCCTTGTACTTTATACAATGACTAAATTGCTTCTTTTTATAGTAGATGGAGTCATTTCCTCTTAGCATAGGGACCCGACGGTGGAATAAATACAGTTTTTGAATCTTTTGAAGCAACAAGCAGGGAACTGCTATGGTggtaaaagttaaaaaattgcAAAAAGCATAATGAATTAATGATACTGCAACTGTAGTTACATAAAAGCAGGATCTCATAAAAGAAAGCTGATCCAAAAATTTAATCCCTACCATCAGGACTGATATCtacctttctcttcttttctgcttttttttttttcttctctagtTTTCCTGATATTTATCTAACTTAACATCATTTGAAATTCAAACCAATTTTGAAAACCCTGTAGTTTTCACCTTAAACAAGATTTGTCAAAAAGGATCCAAGGCCTGATCTTACCTTTAACATGCTGCTTTCCTAGGAGAAACCAACAATGGTATCACAAGGTGCCTTGGATTGGATTATAACCCGAGCTCCTGAAGCAAGCCTGTTGAGGGAAATTACGAGTTTGTCAAACAATACGAAACAATAAATACCATTCATAAGAATAATTCCCGATCATCTGTCTtgaaaattctaatggaggagttATATACTTAACTTTCTTCAATTTTGATCACCTGCTCCTCTTCTCTGAATGAATCCAACCTTTTCGATTGCTTTTTATTAACAGGCTCGGTGAGTCTTCTACTGTCACCAGTGGATATCCCATCAGAGGAGTTTCTTGGTTTCTCAGAGATAGGAGATCTCATGGACTCACTTCTTGGCTGCTTGCTTAGCGAAGCCTTGATAGAGCGGGGGATGCATTTTGAATGACCTGAATTCATCTCTTCTTTGTCTTCAGCTGATTCCAACTCCTTACGAGCCCTACAATTCAACTTTGTTTCATGGGTTTAGCATGAGATACAAAAGAAATGCAGCTGAAGCAAcattatacatatacatgtagGTGAATCTTTATATATGAGGCATCCTATATGGACAGAAAGAAGGATCTTGTTGACATAAGAGACGCCTAAAGCAGAAAACAATGAAGTTAATGCATGGACTTCACCACATTCATAGGGTCCTAGACTCTAATATATAAGATCTAATCTGAAGCAATTGGGTTAAGTCTTATTGTGCCAAGCTCATAGTTATTTTGAACTATGTCCCCCTTCCCCTATTCTAGGACCTGTGTGATCACAACTGTAAACAAGTATGACCGAATTTCAGAATTCCTTGCTATTTCCGTTAAGAGTTACTGCATTCATTTAATGTCTAATAAACAGATTAAAACACAAACTCACCTATCATCATTATATGAAGAAGAACGTTTCAGAGTGGTATGCCCTTCTCCTTCTTTGAGCATCTTCGTCTCAATCAAGCTACCACTGAAATATTCTTTGTCTTCCAATCTCAGGCCCATCAACCTCGGATTCTCGGATAAGCAATCAAGCTCACCCAACATGATTGAAGTAGAGAACAATGGTGAAGAAAATTTTGAATGGGAAAACCTAGGCCTGTAGGTTGGAACAAGGCCAAAACTATGGTCTTTCACAGATATCGAACCACATGAGATTAACTGCATCAACATGCTTGTTGCCTTGAGCCTAGCATTTGTTGGCATTCGAATATCTTCCTCTTCAAGAATCCTAAAACTATTGATTTTACTAGCATCCGCTCGGATTAGAGATTCCAATGTTTCAGGTTTCCCTCCTGTAGATGATGCACTAGAAGTGGATGGTGGAGAAACTGGATTCCTGCATATCTCGGGATTATCTTTTACACAAGCGTTAGGGACCTGGCTTTGGAAATTCTCATTGCATTCGGGTTCCAAAGACCCATCGTCAGTCGAAACACCCCTTGTACAAGTTTCTCGTGTCTTAGTTCTGTCCGTGTTTTCCTCAGTCTGTGTTGAAGCATCAGCTAACCCATCACTCTTACAAACCTTATACTCGGTCAAACTAAGTGAACAGCCCCAGGAAGAATTCTTTCCATATCTAGACTCTGGCGACGCACCAGATGAACCGGGAGTTGGACGGTTAACTGGAGAAGAGAGCTCATCATCCTGAGAATGCTTTGTTCTCTTCCCAATCAAACTGGAAGAAGATGAAGAATCATCTTGGCTTCTAGAAGAAGACGGTGGTTCAGGCAACTGCTTCAGATTTTGCAATCTACTGCTATTCGCAACTGGACTAAAACGATCTGAACACAAAAATTAACTAGCATTAAAGCTTTAGCCTTACATTTCCTTTTTCTCCCCCTTATGACATCTAATAAAAGTATATCACAAAATTATATTAACCTGAGTTAGATTCTTCGAATAATTCGGAGCCTTTGAGAACGTATTCATTTCCATGGGCCGGAAGAATTAAATCATCTTCAGAAAGATCATGCCATACAAATCCATTCCTATAGCTCCTGCAACAATTAATACTCCAAAAACTAAGGAACCAAAGAAAATAGGATTTATCTCTATTAATTTCCCGGGGTTTCTCAGCAATCAAACAgcatttaatttttttgaaagtctACTTTTAAAAATCTTTTATTACCTTTTGCAAGACCAAGAATACAAGGAAGCCATCCCTCTGCCTCTAAGATTATTAAGCCTTTCAATCACATCTACACAGCAcaataaatcaagaaaaaatgtATAGAAAAGGAAATTAAAAGaacaaatttgaaagttttaaattaaaattacccCTCAAATAAAGTCCATCAGGAGAAGAGAGAGGAACTTCAATGAAATGAGGATGCTCGAGCTGGCGATTCCTACAGAGATAATAAACAACCGGAACTTTCCGGTTATGCTGATAGTACTTAGGCGATTTCTCAGTCCAAACTTTAGCTCTCTCCGGACTCACTTGCCTATATTTCTTCATCCTCGTCTCCATCTCCGATCCAAACATGGGTTCCAAACCCTAAACCAAATAGCTTCAAATCtctaaattaaattgaaaaaaaaaagagtcatCGAGTCTAGCTCTTCTGTTAGCAAATCAGATCCGTGAAGCGAATCAAACAAGCAAAAAAGAAGGAAAGGTTTGAAACACTGAAAAAAAAGGGGGTGAGAGAGTGGTGAGAGAGTTGGGCTGTTGTAAAGGAAAGAGGAAGAGAATGAAATGATACGGGGTTTCTTCTTTTATTACGGAGGGAAAGCGACGGAGGGGAGAAGGGTGAGGGAATTAATGCCAAAATTGATTGTTTGGACGGTACTGAGAGAAAGTGCagaaagaagagaagaaggaAAAAGGGTGGTGGGGAACTCCAGGGGAAGACTGGGTTTCTTTGGCTGTTTTCGACTGTGATTTGGCAGT from Gossypium arboreum isolate Shixiya-1 chromosome 1, ASM2569848v2, whole genome shotgun sequence harbors:
- the LOC108480281 gene encoding protein SOSEKI 3 — encoded protein: MFGSEMETRMKKYRQVSPERAKVWTEKSPKYYQHNRKVPVVYYLCRNRQLEHPHFIEVPLSSPDGLYLRDVIERLNNLRGRGMASLYSWSCKRSYRNGFVWHDLSEDDLILPAHGNEYVLKGSELFEESNSDRFSPVANSSRLQNLKQLPEPPSSSRSQDDSSSSSSLIGKRTKHSQDDELSSPVNRPTPGSSGASPESRYGKNSSWGCSLSLTEYKVCKSDGLADASTQTEENTDRTKTRETCTRGVSTDDGSLEPECNENFQSQVPNACVKDNPEICRNPVSPPSTSSASSTGGKPETLESLIRADASKINSFRILEEEDIRMPTNARLKATSMLMQLISCGSISVKDHSFGLVPTYRPRFSHSKFSSPLFSTSIMLGELDCLSENPRLMGLRLEDKEYFSGSLIETKMLKEGEGHTTLKRSSSYNDDRARKELESAEDKEEMNSGHSKCIPRSIKASLSKQPRSESMRSPISEKPRNSSDGISTGDSRRLTEPVNKKQSKRLDSFREEEQVIKIEESLLQELGL